A genome region from Nitrospira sp. includes the following:
- the fdhF gene encoding formate dehydrogenase subunit alpha — translation MKLEINGHPVVAAPGDTIYGAAKKAGMAIPGLCSSDHLAPFGSCRLCLCEVDGQSGFPASCTTPVREGMVVRTESERLNRLRRNIVELYLSEQPAGERVPESLQWLAKSLGLRQVRYPQPSHRQDVVDRSNPFFTFDNAACISCARCVRACDEIQGTHALTMLHRGFASRPVAGAATLIGEAAGFASSNCVSCGACVKECPTGALMEKTVAEQGPPERTVRTTCAYCGVGCTFDAGVRDGTVVSMVPADDGPSNQGHACMKGRFGWTYNYASDRLRAPLLRQGDKWVEISWPAALDRIAHEWTGLKDRYGPDALATISSSRGTNEENYLFGKFMRCVVGSNHIDNCARVCHSATVTGMMETIGASAATNSIHDLDLAKLILVVGANPTESHPVIGARIKQAVRRGAALIVIDPRRTELARLADLHLQLHPGTNVALLNGLGHIMVKEGLIDQDFVRARTQGFDEWVQVVESCTPETTSKLTGVPPHVIAEAARRYARSGGSMAVHGLGMTEHRWGSHGVMALVNLALATGNIGKPGTGINPLRGQNNVQGACDVGSLPTYFAGYQPFDNPELAAAHLAVTGRPLPTVRGMKTPDMWDAALAGTLKSLWIIGYDVAQTDPNLKKVHAALKNLEFLIVQDLFLSETAKLAHLVIPGASFLEKDGTFTNLERRIQRIRKAVEPPSGVLPDWQVVCEVSARMGYPMWYGHPSAIMDEIAQLAPMFAGVTYDRLEAPEGLQWPVPAKEHPGTSLMHERSFPKGQAQFVAVDYLPPGETPTESYPLVLITGRILQHYNCGAQTRRTEIMQVVDTDVLEMHASDAARLDLHEGETVRLLSARGEARLPVLVSDRVQPGELFTSFHFPDTDLNVLLSSSADESSKCPEYKVSTVRIEKVLPAGTPSTPMHVMLIT, via the coding sequence GTGAAGCTGGAAATTAACGGGCATCCGGTGGTGGCCGCGCCGGGCGACACGATCTATGGCGCGGCGAAAAAGGCCGGGATGGCGATTCCCGGGCTCTGTTCATCGGACCACCTCGCGCCGTTCGGCTCGTGCAGGCTCTGTCTCTGCGAGGTTGACGGCCAGAGTGGCTTCCCGGCCTCCTGCACGACTCCGGTGCGCGAGGGCATGGTCGTCCGCACTGAGAGCGAGCGGTTGAATCGGCTCCGGCGGAACATCGTCGAACTCTATCTGTCCGAGCAACCGGCAGGAGAGCGGGTTCCGGAATCCTTGCAATGGTTGGCCAAGTCGTTGGGACTCCGGCAAGTCCGGTATCCACAGCCTTCCCACCGGCAGGATGTCGTCGATCGATCCAATCCATTTTTCACCTTTGACAATGCCGCCTGTATCTCCTGCGCCCGCTGTGTCCGCGCCTGTGATGAAATTCAAGGCACCCATGCGTTGACGATGCTCCATCGCGGCTTTGCCAGCAGGCCGGTCGCAGGGGCGGCGACGTTGATCGGGGAGGCGGCCGGGTTTGCGTCTTCGAACTGCGTTTCCTGCGGCGCCTGCGTGAAAGAATGTCCCACCGGCGCCCTGATGGAAAAAACTGTCGCTGAGCAGGGGCCGCCCGAACGGACCGTGCGTACCACGTGCGCCTATTGCGGTGTCGGTTGTACTTTCGACGCCGGAGTGCGCGACGGCACAGTCGTGAGTATGGTGCCGGCGGATGATGGCCCCTCGAATCAAGGTCATGCCTGTATGAAGGGGCGATTCGGTTGGACGTACAACTACGCGTCGGACCGGTTGCGTGCACCGTTACTCCGGCAGGGCGACAAGTGGGTGGAGATTTCCTGGCCGGCCGCGCTGGATCGGATCGCGCACGAGTGGACAGGCTTGAAAGACCGCTACGGACCGGATGCCCTGGCGACGATTTCATCGAGCCGCGGAACGAACGAAGAAAACTATCTGTTCGGCAAATTCATGCGCTGCGTGGTCGGCAGCAATCATATCGATAACTGCGCACGGGTCTGCCACAGCGCGACCGTCACCGGCATGATGGAAACGATCGGCGCCTCGGCTGCGACCAATTCCATTCACGATCTGGATCTGGCGAAGTTGATCCTGGTGGTCGGGGCCAATCCTACGGAATCGCATCCGGTGATCGGCGCGCGTATCAAACAGGCGGTCCGGCGCGGCGCCGCGTTGATCGTGATCGATCCACGGCGCACCGAACTCGCCCGCCTCGCGGATCTTCACTTGCAACTACATCCCGGCACCAACGTCGCCCTGTTGAACGGACTCGGGCACATCATGGTGAAGGAAGGGCTGATCGATCAGGATTTTGTGCGCGCGCGCACCCAGGGCTTTGACGAATGGGTGCAGGTGGTCGAGTCCTGCACGCCGGAGACCACTTCGAAGCTGACCGGAGTCCCCCCTCATGTGATTGCCGAGGCGGCGCGTCGGTATGCCAGGAGCGGCGGCTCGATGGCGGTGCATGGCCTTGGCATGACCGAACATCGCTGGGGCAGCCATGGGGTGATGGCGCTGGTGAACCTGGCGCTGGCCACCGGCAATATCGGGAAACCCGGCACCGGGATCAACCCGTTACGCGGGCAGAACAATGTGCAGGGCGCATGCGATGTCGGATCTCTTCCGACCTATTTTGCCGGTTATCAACCCTTCGACAACCCCGAACTGGCGGCGGCGCATCTGGCTGTGACCGGGAGACCCCTGCCGACGGTCCGTGGCATGAAGACGCCGGACATGTGGGATGCGGCGTTAGCCGGCACACTCAAGAGCCTCTGGATCATCGGGTATGACGTGGCCCAGACGGATCCCAATCTGAAAAAGGTCCATGCGGCGCTCAAGAATCTGGAATTCCTCATCGTGCAGGATCTGTTTCTCAGCGAGACGGCCAAACTCGCCCACCTGGTGATTCCGGGCGCCTCCTTCCTGGAGAAAGACGGGACATTCACCAATTTGGAGCGGCGTATCCAGCGCATCAGGAAAGCGGTGGAACCACCGAGCGGCGTTCTGCCGGATTGGCAGGTGGTGTGTGAAGTGTCGGCGCGGATGGGGTATCCCATGTGGTACGGACATCCGTCCGCCATCATGGATGAGATTGCGCAACTGGCGCCGATGTTTGCCGGGGTGACGTATGATCGCCTGGAGGCGCCGGAAGGGCTGCAGTGGCCGGTACCGGCAAAGGAGCATCCCGGCACCTCGTTGATGCACGAGCGTTCATTCCCGAAAGGCCAAGCGCAGTTTGTGGCGGTCGATTATCTGCCGCCTGGAGAGACGCCCACCGAGAGTTATCCCCTGGTGCTGATCACCGGGCGTATCCTGCAGCATTACAATTGCGGCGCACAGACCAGACGAACGGAGATCATGCAGGTCGTCGATACCGATGTATTGGAAATGCACGCATCCGACGCGGCGCGGCTGGATCTGCACGAAGGCGAAACCGTCCGGCTGTTGAGCGCGCGTGGTGAAGCCAGATTGCCTGTCCTGGTCAGTGACCGGGTACAGCCGGGGGAGCTGTTCACGAGTTTTCACTTCCCCGACACGGATCTGAACGTGTTGCTGTCCTCCAGCGCGGATGAGAGTTCGAAATGCCCGGAGTATAAGGTCTCGACGGTGAGAATCGAGAAAGTCTTGCCGGCAGGAACTCCCTCCACCCCCATGCATGTGATGTTGATCACATGA
- a CDS encoding formate/nitrite transporter family protein: protein MTAEPTPAATNPVADAYPPPEIAARVCHVGLAKVTTPVRTMMALAVLAGAFISLGALFYTVTITSGNSVPALPFGLLRVAGGVAFSLGLVLVVVGGAELFTGNNLIAMAWAVGCVQTRQVVRNWLWVYLGNLLGAGGTAVLVLLAGVQTLADGAVGETMVQIARSKIALDPVSAFARGILCNVLVCLAVWLCMGARSVADKILAIVFPITAFVACGFEHSVANMFFLPLGIALAQAGSTPLSMIDAVTNLILVTLGNIVGGTVLVALVYWFVYLRTDPQSR from the coding sequence ATGACCGCAGAGCCCACGCCTGCTGCAACCAATCCTGTTGCCGACGCGTATCCGCCGCCTGAAATTGCCGCGCGAGTCTGTCACGTCGGGCTCGCGAAGGTCACCACTCCTGTGCGGACCATGATGGCGTTGGCGGTGTTGGCCGGCGCGTTTATTTCGTTAGGCGCGCTCTTCTACACCGTCACGATCACGTCCGGGAACAGCGTACCGGCGCTCCCGTTCGGATTGTTGCGCGTGGCCGGTGGTGTGGCGTTCAGTCTGGGGCTTGTGCTGGTGGTCGTGGGGGGCGCGGAGCTCTTCACCGGGAATAACCTGATCGCCATGGCCTGGGCCGTCGGTTGTGTGCAGACGCGGCAGGTGGTGAGGAATTGGCTGTGGGTCTATCTGGGTAACCTGCTCGGCGCCGGCGGGACAGCTGTCTTGGTCCTGCTCGCCGGGGTGCAGACATTGGCGGATGGGGCGGTCGGGGAGACGATGGTGCAGATCGCCCGCAGCAAAATCGCGCTGGATCCGGTCTCGGCCTTCGCGCGCGGAATCCTGTGCAACGTGCTGGTCTGTCTCGCGGTCTGGTTGTGCATGGGCGCGCGGAGTGTGGCGGATAAGATCCTGGCCATCGTATTCCCGATCACGGCCTTCGTGGCCTGTGGGTTTGAACATTCCGTGGCCAACATGTTTTTCCTGCCGCTGGGCATCGCGCTGGCCCAAGCCGGATCGACGCCCCTGTCCATGATCGATGCCGTGACGAATCTGATACTGGTGACGCTTGGCAATATCGTCGGCGGGACGGTGCTGGTCGCGCTGGTCTACTGGTTTGTCTATCTCAGGACCGATCCGCAGTCGCGCTAG
- a CDS encoding MFS transporter: MNRATLRAVFTPRLGIMLPLGFASGLPLALTGGTLQAWLTEAGLDLTTIGLFAYVGLPYTLKFLWAPVMDRIVPPWLGHRRGWMIVTQTSLALALMVMAFIGPSAGAEIFAALALGVAFLSASQDIVFDAYRTDFLKPDERGLGAATWVMGYRIAMIASGSLALIVAARLGWSSAYLCMAGLMALGIVTILMIPEPEAARAAPQSMAEAVWGPLSEFLSRPMAPALLGLIVLYKLGDAFAGALTTSFLLRGMEFTSEDIGLVRAFGIGATILGAFIGGGLMPQLGLFRSLMVFGLLQALSNLSFLWLAWAGKSYAVMAFAVGFENLTGGMGTAAFVALVMSLCNHRYTATQFALLSSVEALGRVFLGWPAAKLVGAAGWGPFFFVTFLAALPGLWLLWYLRKPVTQHAEPSEGRGEASLSC; encoded by the coding sequence ATGAACAGAGCAACTCTGCGCGCTGTCTTTACTCCGCGACTCGGCATCATGCTGCCCCTGGGCTTCGCCTCGGGCCTGCCGCTGGCCCTCACTGGTGGAACGCTGCAGGCTTGGCTCACGGAAGCCGGTCTGGATCTGACGACCATCGGCCTGTTCGCCTACGTCGGTCTTCCCTATACGTTGAAATTTCTGTGGGCGCCGGTCATGGACCGCATCGTGCCGCCCTGGCTCGGGCACCGCCGTGGCTGGATGATCGTCACGCAGACCAGCCTTGCGCTGGCGTTGATGGTCATGGCCTTCATCGGTCCAAGTGCCGGCGCCGAGATCTTTGCCGCATTGGCGTTGGGTGTTGCCTTTCTCTCCGCGTCGCAAGATATCGTCTTCGATGCCTACCGCACCGACTTCCTGAAACCGGATGAGCGGGGGTTGGGAGCGGCCACTTGGGTGATGGGGTATCGCATTGCGATGATTGCATCCGGATCGCTGGCCTTGATCGTCGCGGCCCGCCTGGGATGGTCCTCGGCCTATCTCTGCATGGCCGGGTTGATGGCGCTGGGCATCGTGACCATTCTTATGATCCCCGAACCGGAGGCGGCCAGGGCCGCGCCGCAGTCGATGGCGGAGGCGGTCTGGGGTCCCCTGTCCGAGTTTCTGTCGCGTCCTATGGCGCCGGCGCTGCTGGGATTGATCGTGCTCTATAAACTGGGCGATGCGTTTGCCGGCGCGTTGACCACGTCGTTCCTGTTGCGGGGGATGGAGTTTACGTCGGAAGACATCGGCCTGGTCCGGGCCTTCGGCATCGGCGCGACGATTCTTGGCGCGTTCATCGGCGGAGGACTGATGCCGCAGTTAGGACTCTTTCGCTCGTTGATGGTCTTCGGGCTGTTGCAGGCATTGTCGAACCTGTCGTTTTTGTGGCTGGCCTGGGCGGGGAAGAGTTATGCGGTGATGGCCTTTGCCGTCGGATTCGAAAACCTGACCGGCGGCATGGGCACGGCGGCTTTCGTAGCGCTGGTCATGTCGCTCTGCAATCATCGCTACACGGCCACACAGTTCGCCTTGCTCTCTTCCGTTGAAGCCCTCGGGCGCGTGTTCCTCGGCTGGCCCGCCGCGAAGTTGGTGGGGGCGGCCGGGTGGGGGCCGTTCTTCTTCGTGACCTTCCTCGCCGCACTGCCGGGGCTCTGGTTGTTGTGGTACCTCCGAAAGCCGGTCACGCAGCATGCAGAGCCGAGCGAAGGTAGAGGTGAGGCTAGCCTGTCTTGCTGA
- a CDS encoding DUF4359 domain-containing protein — MSNLTLAGLVGGLLVAVGLAATNPTMDAYVHFVEARLLAEIEKMDQAGPRHDRDLIKAVFRAQGPKLVEGVVRPNTTRNNWGLLSLFETNVLDQPVLVLGVAGQFVPLRGVEEATLKVGRLAF, encoded by the coding sequence ATGAGTAACCTGACGCTGGCTGGGTTGGTGGGAGGTTTGCTGGTTGCCGTGGGGTTGGCGGCGACCAATCCCACGATGGATGCCTATGTGCATTTTGTCGAAGCCCGCCTGCTGGCCGAAATCGAAAAGATGGACCAGGCCGGGCCGCGTCATGATCGCGACCTCATCAAAGCCGTGTTTCGCGCGCAAGGACCGAAACTCGTGGAGGGTGTTGTCCGGCCGAACACCACCAGGAATAACTGGGGCCTGCTGAGTCTGTTCGAAACGAACGTGTTGGACCAACCGGTCTTGGTGCTGGGTGTGGCCGGTCAATTTGTGCCGTTACGGGGGGTCGAGGAGGCGACATTGAAGGTCGGTCGGCTGGCTTTTTAG
- a CDS encoding vitamin B12-dependent ribonucleotide reductase: MRIERRFTKRGQSPYEGLAFVKRSSEIRNPDGSTVFKLDHIDIPEHWTQLAIDILAQKYFRKAGVPQVHEDGTPVVDAAGKPVLGGERDSRQVFNRMAGCWTFWGKNHGYFKTPDDATAFYDEMCYMLAYQMAAPNSPQWFNTGLHYAYGLSGPAQGHFYVDPKLGEVVRATNAFEHPQPHACFIQSIEDDLVNENGIMDLWVREARLFKYGSGTGTNFSRLRGDGESLSGGGRSSGLMSFLKIGDRAAGAIKSGGTTRRAAKMVCLDLDHPDIEEFIDWKVVEEQKVAAMVTGSKICAQRLNAVLKACLLVDAQGLGQVELDMKKNQLLRDAVTAARRDMVPEAYIHRMFDYAKQGYTHFVFHEYDTNWDGKAYQTVSGQNSNNSVRIPNGFFDALEQDGNWELRRRIDGKISKTVKARDLWDKIAWAAWICADPGTQYDTTINEWHTCPEDGRINASNPCSEYMFLDDTACNLASLNLSKFFNVEGEFDLDSFRHAVRLWTVALEISVLMASFPSRAIAQKSYEYRTLGLGYANLGTILMKQSIPYDSPKATAICGALTAIMTGESYATSAEMAAEIGPFPGYNRNRESMLRVIRNHRRAAYSSTHEEYEGLTILPTSIQPEHCPPAMLLAARRAWDRALELGTAYGFRNAQVTVIAPTGTIGLVMDCDTTGIEPDFALVKFKKLAGGGYFKIINQSLPPALQALGYTDAQIRDIGAYCAGHQTLQGAPFINHDVLRQKGFDDAGLERLEASLAQAFEIQFVFNKYTLGEDFCRQNLGISEAQLADPTFNMLKHLGFTQEEVAAANDYCCGTMTVEGAPHLKLEHLPIFDCANRCGRIGQRYIAVDAHIRMMAAAQPFISGAISKTINMPADASLDDVKAAYLFAWKSMVKAVALYRDGSKLSQPLNASSDSGKGADASPSVMTVAEKVAERVLVRYLHKRRSLPARRSGYTQKAIIGGHKLYLRTGEYEDGTLGEIFLDMHKEGAAFRSLMNNFAIAISLGLQHGVPLEEFVEAFVFTRFEPNGPVKLNDRIKMATSIIDYIFRELAITYLERADLSQVREEDLRMDSMKKDEQDPECVDEEADMTALAKSSILTEHLPVRRNGMNGGNGHSHRPGNGSVAHKVELKRETVTVTSVRQEAKEKGYEGDPCQNCKQFTLVRNGTCLKCMSCGETSGCS; this comes from the coding sequence GTGAGGATTGAACGAAGATTCACCAAGCGTGGGCAGAGCCCCTATGAGGGTCTTGCGTTCGTAAAACGTTCCTCGGAGATCCGCAATCCCGACGGATCGACCGTGTTTAAATTAGACCATATCGACATCCCAGAACATTGGACGCAGCTGGCGATCGATATTCTGGCGCAAAAGTACTTCCGGAAGGCCGGAGTCCCGCAAGTCCATGAAGACGGCACGCCGGTGGTGGACGCCGCAGGCAAGCCCGTGCTGGGTGGGGAGCGCGACTCCCGTCAGGTGTTCAACCGGATGGCCGGTTGCTGGACCTTCTGGGGCAAAAACCACGGCTATTTCAAAACGCCGGACGATGCGACCGCGTTCTACGACGAGATGTGCTACATGCTGGCCTACCAAATGGCCGCCCCCAACAGCCCCCAGTGGTTCAATACGGGGCTGCACTATGCCTACGGACTCTCGGGGCCGGCGCAGGGGCACTTCTATGTCGATCCGAAGCTGGGCGAGGTGGTTCGGGCGACCAATGCCTTTGAGCATCCGCAGCCGCATGCCTGCTTTATCCAATCGATCGAAGACGACCTGGTGAACGAGAACGGCATCATGGACCTCTGGGTCCGTGAGGCACGGCTCTTCAAGTACGGGTCCGGCACCGGTACCAACTTCTCGCGGTTACGCGGAGACGGCGAATCGTTGTCGGGCGGCGGCCGCTCATCCGGCCTCATGTCGTTCCTGAAGATCGGTGATCGTGCGGCCGGGGCCATCAAGTCCGGCGGAACGACCAGGCGCGCAGCCAAGATGGTCTGCTTGGACCTCGACCATCCGGATATCGAAGAGTTCATCGACTGGAAAGTGGTTGAAGAGCAGAAGGTGGCCGCCATGGTCACCGGCTCCAAGATTTGCGCGCAACGGCTGAATGCCGTGCTCAAGGCCTGTCTGTTGGTCGATGCGCAGGGATTGGGCCAGGTCGAACTGGACATGAAGAAGAATCAGTTGCTGCGGGATGCCGTAACGGCGGCCCGGCGCGATATGGTGCCGGAGGCCTATATCCATCGCATGTTCGATTATGCGAAACAGGGCTACACCCATTTTGTGTTCCATGAATACGACACCAACTGGGACGGTAAGGCCTACCAGACGGTCTCGGGGCAAAACTCCAACAACAGCGTGCGTATTCCGAACGGCTTCTTCGACGCATTGGAGCAGGACGGCAATTGGGAATTGCGGCGCCGGATCGACGGGAAGATCAGCAAGACGGTCAAGGCCCGGGACCTCTGGGACAAGATCGCCTGGGCGGCCTGGATCTGCGCCGATCCCGGAACCCAGTACGATACGACGATCAATGAATGGCACACCTGTCCGGAAGACGGACGGATCAACGCCTCCAATCCCTGTTCCGAATACATGTTCCTGGACGACACGGCCTGCAATCTTGCGTCGTTGAACCTGTCCAAGTTTTTTAATGTGGAAGGGGAGTTTGACCTGGATTCGTTCCGCCATGCCGTGCGTTTGTGGACCGTGGCGCTGGAAATCAGCGTGTTGATGGCCTCCTTCCCCAGCCGCGCCATCGCGCAGAAGAGTTATGAGTACCGGACGCTGGGATTGGGGTATGCCAACCTCGGCACCATTCTCATGAAGCAAAGCATTCCCTACGATTCACCGAAGGCGACGGCGATCTGCGGCGCGCTCACGGCGATCATGACCGGCGAGTCCTACGCGACGTCGGCGGAAATGGCGGCGGAAATCGGTCCGTTCCCAGGCTACAATCGGAACCGTGAATCGATGTTGCGCGTCATCCGTAATCACCGACGGGCGGCGTACAGCTCGACGCACGAGGAGTACGAAGGCCTCACGATTCTGCCGACCTCGATTCAGCCGGAACATTGCCCGCCGGCCATGTTGCTCGCGGCGCGGCGTGCCTGGGATCGTGCCTTGGAATTGGGCACGGCCTATGGGTTCCGCAACGCGCAGGTGACCGTCATCGCCCCGACCGGCACCATCGGACTGGTCATGGATTGTGACACCACCGGCATCGAACCGGATTTCGCCCTGGTCAAGTTCAAAAAACTGGCGGGCGGCGGGTACTTCAAGATCATCAACCAGAGTTTGCCGCCGGCCTTGCAGGCGCTTGGGTATACCGATGCCCAGATCCGGGACATCGGGGCCTATTGCGCGGGCCATCAAACCTTACAAGGCGCGCCCTTCATCAATCACGATGTGTTGCGCCAAAAGGGTTTCGACGATGCGGGACTGGAGCGGCTGGAAGCCTCGTTGGCGCAGGCGTTCGAAATCCAGTTTGTCTTTAATAAATATACGCTGGGCGAAGACTTCTGCCGGCAGAATCTCGGCATCAGCGAGGCGCAGCTGGCGGACCCGACGTTTAATATGCTCAAGCACCTGGGCTTTACCCAAGAAGAAGTGGCGGCCGCGAACGACTATTGCTGCGGCACCATGACGGTCGAGGGTGCGCCCCATCTCAAACTTGAGCACTTACCGATTTTCGATTGTGCCAATCGTTGCGGACGGATCGGTCAGCGATATATCGCCGTCGATGCACATATCCGCATGATGGCGGCGGCGCAACCGTTCATCAGCGGCGCGATCAGCAAGACGATCAACATGCCGGCCGATGCCTCGCTGGACGATGTGAAGGCGGCGTACTTGTTCGCATGGAAGAGCATGGTCAAGGCCGTGGCCCTCTATCGCGACGGGTCGAAGCTGAGCCAACCACTCAATGCCTCGTCTGACAGCGGCAAGGGTGCGGATGCGTCGCCCAGCGTCATGACCGTGGCTGAGAAAGTGGCTGAACGCGTGTTGGTGCGCTACCTCCATAAGCGGCGGTCGCTCCCTGCGCGACGCAGCGGGTACACGCAGAAGGCCATTATCGGCGGGCACAAGCTCTATCTTCGCACCGGCGAATATGAGGACGGGACGCTCGGCGAAATCTTCCTCGACATGCACAAGGAAGGTGCCGCCTTCCGCAGCTTGATGAACAACTTCGCCATCGCCATTTCGCTCGGTTTGCAGCATGGCGTGCCGCTGGAGGAGTTCGTCGAAGCCTTCGTGTTCACGCGTTTCGAGCCGAACGGGCCGGTGAAACTGAACGATCGTATCAAGATGGCGACGTCGATCATCGACTACATCTTCCGAGAACTCGCGATCACGTATCTGGAACGGGCCGATCTTTCACAGGTGCGTGAAGAGGACCTGCGCATGGATTCGATGAAGAAGGATGAGCAGGATCCGGAATGTGTGGATGAGGAGGCGGACATGACCGCGCTCGCCAAGTCGTCGATCCTCACCGAACATCTGCCTGTGCGACGGAACGGAATGAACGGCGGCAACGGCCATAGCCACAGACCGGGCAACGGCAGCGTCGCGCATAAGGTGGAATTGAAGCGCGAGACCGTCACCGTCACGTCGGTGCGTCAGGAAGCCAAAGAAAAAGGCTACGAAGGTGATCCTTGCCAGAATTGCAAACAGTTCACGCTGGTGCGCAACGGCACCTGCCTGAAGTGCATGAGCTGCGGAGAAACCAGCGGCTGCTCGTAG
- a CDS encoding tetratricopeptide repeat protein, which yields MPTGAGSTQAVIGGAARVVRSLSSGVGISGLCIVLAACQSGKQVLIEVTYPSKVPIPAMVKEVEVEDFHGPVECARPFKPKLDTKVLEGGVYKAAIQGLSEAEETVTIKGMVATCSPGQGSGTLNVEFSAWYKGDQIHQGVVAENTTRPGAPPNEVRAVLVDRTTVRIAKDLLPTKRKEIRTFLPVDGDHDSGVAAASGGNWKLAIEAFGKQLKEKPAEHRAWYNRGVAYEASAQFEAAVKDLQKAIEFKRSELYVEELARADKGLQHQKSIQSLGKNPE from the coding sequence ATGCCAACAGGTGCAGGAAGCACGCAGGCGGTGATTGGCGGCGCGGCCCGAGTCGTTCGGTCTTTGTCGAGCGGTGTAGGTATCAGTGGATTGTGCATTGTTCTCGCAGCCTGCCAATCGGGGAAGCAGGTGTTGATTGAGGTGACGTATCCATCGAAAGTTCCAATTCCAGCGATGGTGAAGGAGGTAGAGGTTGAAGACTTCCACGGTCCTGTGGAATGCGCAAGGCCGTTCAAACCGAAACTCGACACGAAGGTGCTCGAGGGGGGCGTCTATAAAGCAGCGATCCAAGGTCTCTCAGAAGCGGAGGAGACGGTTACGATCAAGGGAATGGTGGCAACCTGCTCGCCCGGCCAGGGGTCCGGCACACTCAATGTGGAATTTTCCGCCTGGTATAAAGGCGATCAGATCCATCAAGGAGTTGTCGCTGAGAACACGACGAGGCCGGGTGCCCCTCCGAATGAAGTCCGTGCCGTCTTGGTCGACCGTACCACCGTTCGAATAGCAAAGGACCTTCTTCCGACCAAGCGAAAAGAAATTCGCACGTTTCTTCCCGTCGACGGAGACCACGACTCCGGAGTGGCCGCCGCGTCAGGGGGCAACTGGAAACTGGCGATTGAGGCCTTTGGCAAACAACTCAAGGAGAAACCTGCGGAGCATCGAGCTTGGTACAACCGCGGGGTTGCCTATGAAGCGAGTGCCCAGTTCGAGGCGGCCGTGAAAGACCTCCAGAAGGCCATCGAGTTTAAACGATCAGAGTTGTATGTCGAGGAGTTGGCCCGCGCGGATAAAGGGCTGCAGCACCAGAAAAGTATTCAAAGTCTCGGCAAGAATCCGGAGTGA
- a CDS encoding LPP20 family lipoprotein, which translates to MKKMQAVLLTGTFAVAALAGGCSGHNAQQGGPLARTDTPIQEVKDLPKWVTQKGAAFSGERRVLYGVGNSAGIFNPSLRRKAAEGQSRNDLASTLQVYVAGLQKQYMAETTAGSMDKTSVEQHIQDTFKQVTEATLVGAQIVEYWENPQRNEAYALARLDIEQFMEIMRSYKAASGQFQELDANMREFVRKNADKAHDELNLELDRRKKS; encoded by the coding sequence ATGAAGAAGATGCAGGCAGTTTTGCTTACCGGCACATTTGCGGTGGCGGCGTTGGCCGGTGGATGTTCGGGGCACAATGCCCAACAGGGTGGTCCGCTGGCCCGGACGGATACGCCGATTCAGGAGGTCAAGGATCTTCCAAAGTGGGTTACTCAAAAAGGAGCGGCGTTCAGCGGCGAGCGTCGCGTGTTGTATGGGGTCGGCAACAGCGCAGGCATCTTCAACCCGTCGTTGCGCCGAAAAGCGGCGGAAGGACAATCTCGAAACGATCTTGCGTCGACCCTGCAGGTCTACGTCGCCGGCCTTCAGAAGCAGTACATGGCCGAAACGACCGCAGGGAGTATGGATAAGACGAGCGTGGAGCAGCATATCCAAGATACGTTCAAACAAGTGACGGAAGCGACGCTGGTCGGGGCTCAGATCGTCGAATATTGGGAGAATCCTCAGCGGAACGAGGCCTATGCACTGGCGCGGCTTGATATTGAACAATTCATGGAAATTATGCGGAGCTACAAAGCCGCCAGCGGGCAATTCCAAGAATTAGATGCCAATATGCGCGAATTCGTCAGAAAGAATGCTGATAAGGCCCACGATGAGTTGAACCTAGAGTTGGACCGTCGGAAAAAGAGCTAG